The DNA region GTAAGATAGCATCCGTAAAAAATATACATCACATACATATTTGGCAATTAAACGAAGATGAAGTGCACTTAGAGGCACATGTAGATTTTAATGAAGACATCAGACTTTCGGAGTTTGACAACATTCTAGATGAAATAGAAGAGGTGGTGTATCACAAATTTGGAATCAACCACGTTACTATACAACCAGAATATGGTAAATGTGGTAGTAAACAAATAATAGTACAAGATTAATATGATAGAAATTACGGTAAAATCCTTTGAGGCGCTCTCCAAACTAGAACTTTACAATATACTTAAAATTAGAAGTGAAGTTTTTGTGGTTGAACAAGATTGTGTGTATCAAGATATTGATGATAAAGACCAAAAAGCACTTCATGTGATTGCCACTAAAAATGATGAAATAGTTGCCTATACACGAATTTTTAGAGCCGGTGATTATTTTGAGGAAGCCAGTATAGGTAGGGTAGTAGTAAAAAGTACCGAAAGAAAATATGGTTACGGTAAAGATATAATGAAGGCTTCAATAAAGGCGGTAGAAGAACATTTTAATGAAAATGTAATTAAAGTTTCTGCCCAGTTATATTTAGAACGTTTTTATCATTCCCTAGGTTTTGACCAAGAAGGAGACGGGTATCTAGAAGATGGCATACCACATATAGGTATGGTAAAAAAATAAGGCCCGTAATTAACGGACCTTTTATTTTTTTGATGGATAGTAAACTACCTCGGGGTAAGTCCACGAGGCATCAAAAGGGATACACCTTGATTTCGAGGCAAGCCCTGGAGCATCCAATCTCCATTATCGAGTAAAATTATATGCGAATAGGTTCTTTGTTGGTTAGGTTTATATCTTCCAACATGTTATCGGTAAACTTGTAATGTCCCTTGGTCGTTATAATTCGGAATCTATTAGAGTTCATTCTGCTTAAGGTATCCAAGAAAAGCCACTTCGTTTTTAGAAGTCTAGGTTTAGCAGATTTCAGGCTAATTTCAAAGTAATATTTCCTTCCGTTTTTAAGGGCCACTATATCTGGTGTAATCTTAGAATCTGTACCTTTTCTAACGTAGGATTTGGGTGTTTCATAACCATCAATATCGGCTTTTATATCTTCGAAACCCGTAGCCTCGAGATGGTTAATTGACTTCTCTAAAAATTCCTGATTTTCTGACTTTTCTGTTCTTACCATAAGGAATAAGATAAATAAATAAATTAGAATAACAAATTTTGAACGTTGATTAACAGCATTTTAAGAACCGACTACCCAGTTTGTAGTATGCTTTAATACCCAAAGTTGTAGCTTATTTGCTATGGATAAAACACAATATATTGTGGTTGTAAGTACATAGTAGTCAATATTTAAAGCTAAATATTAACTTTTACAAACTACCCGGTTTGTAGGAATGGTTATGCCAATCTTTTGGCTACACCAATTTCTTCTAGAAAATCCAGTTTTAATATAAGGTTTAGTGGTTTTTCAGCTTTGTTTTTAGTAGATGCAAATAGATACCCCTCGCTTCTGTGATGTAGTTCGTCAACCTTAATTTTACCATGCATATTCTGATCTGGTAAAATATATTTTTTTAAAGACGATAATACAATGGAACGCTCTTTTAGAAAGTTGATCAGCTTTTGCCGATTTACCATAGTAATTTTACAGGAAGTAAACACTCCAGGAGCATCTGCATATATAGAAGTTATTAAGGCATAAAATTCTGTCTTTTTAGAAGAATCGAATAGCCAACCTTCTTTTAAAGTTCCGTTCTTTTCATAGCTCAGTTCAAAGGCAAAAGTCGGTAGGTTTTCGTTAATGTAATCTAACTGAGCTTTCTCGTCTATATTATATTTTTTCCCATTTGATGTATGGGTAAAAATCAAATCTATACCTGCAAGTTGCTGTGGCATTTTAGAAATGCGCTCAAAAGAATAGTGCTTTAAATATTGCCTGTAGTAACGGTCTAGTAATGAACAAAGTTTTTTTTCCCTCTCCAAATCCGAATTAAAGTTACTTTGAAGAGGCATAGGACAGATATTGATATGGAATTTTAAAAAGGTTTACACTTTAATTTTATCGGCCAGAGCCTGACCAATCTTTTCAACAACACCTACAACAAGTGCATTTCCCATAAAAAAGGCACGTTTGGTATCACTAATACCTTCTAATAACGTATGATTATCAGGAAACATATTTAAACGCTCCAATTCTACCGGAGTTAATCGGCGTAATCCCTTTGTGGTCTGTACCACATGTTTAAATCTTGAGGGAGATTTTCCGCCTTCTCCGGTTATGATGGTCCTAGAAGCGTTATCCAAAGCATCAGGGAAAATCATTCCGCCCTCACTGTAATTATAGGTGAATCCGGTTTTTGCCGTTCGGACTTCTTTCTTTGCCCCTTTTAAGTATTCCCATTTCGGGAAATCGTCTTCGGGAATATAAAATTCCTGCGTTACTTCTCCGTTTTGAAGCACATCACCTAAAACGGTTCGCTTACCGGCATAACTAGATTCGGTTTTTACCGTAAACACTTTTCCATTTATAAATATTCCGGAATTTTGAAATGGAGATAGTTTTTCGCCTAGATTAAAACTTTCTGAGAGAGACACTAAATCGCCTTCAATTTTAAAGGAAGATGGCTTTTGAACGGTTTGTTGAACAGGAAGGGCGGTAGCAATAGTCCCTGAAGAAAGCACCCAATCAGAAGGGTCAGCTTTTTTTAAGGATTTATAAAGTGGAGTTGATTTATGATAGCCCAAGAAAAAAATACGTCTACGTCGCTGAGGCATTCCGTAATCTGCGGCATTAATTACACGCCATTCTACAGCATAACCCAAATCATCAAGACTTTTCAACATAATAGCAAAGTCACGCCCACGTTGCGCGGAAGGCGATTTCAACAACCGATCTACATTTTCAAGAAATAGGTATTTGGGCGGATTCTTTTTTTCGGATAAAACCCGATGGATACTCCACCATAACACTCCTTTTTTACCAATTAGGCCTTTGGAGTTTTGTAAGGTGGTAGCAACAGAATAATCTTGACACGGAAATCCACCTACGAGCACATCTGCATCGGGAATAGTATCAGTGGGGACTTCAGCAATATCCTGGTTACTGTGGTTTTCCTTACCAAAGTTGGCCTCGTAAACTAAAGAGGCGTGTTGAGCCTTGGTAGAGGGCTCCCATTGGTTACTCCAAACTACCTCATATTTTCCTGTTTTTTCCAGCCCCAGGCGAAATCCTCCGACACCTGCAAAAAGTTCTATTGCTTTGAGTTTGCTCATTTGCGATAAAATTACATAATTTCACTAACGAAAGTAAAATTGATATCAGATTAAGGATGAAAAGATATAGAATAGGGTTCATGTTCACCGCTTTTTTAATTCTGCTTTTGGTTTCCTGTACCGAAAAAAGTAAAAAAGAAGCACAGCTCATAGAGAGTATTTCAGAGGTAAGAAAACAATATGCTCCAGATAAGAGAACGGCGCTTTTTGATGTTCATGTTTTCACAAATACCGAAAAATATATTCTTAAAGGTGAAAGCAACATGCCTAAGGCTGTTGAGGCCCTTGAAACCAAGCTGAAGGAGGAGAATTACGTTACGTATGTCAATGAAATAGAATTACTGCCTTCAAAATCGCTAGAAGGAAAAACCCAAGCCGTTATTAATCTGTCGGTTGCCAATCTAAGAAGCGCACCTAAACATTCTGCAGAATTGGCTACACAGGCCACCTTGGGTACTCCGGTAAAAGTGTATAAAAAGGAAGGTGATTGGTACTATATTCAAACCCCGGATAAATATTTGTCTTGGGTAGATGCGGGAGGAGTGGTGCTGATGGACGATAATCAATACCAGACATGGAAAAGCACTCAAAAGTTGATTTATACCCAAACTGCTGGCTACTCATATCAAGATACTGATTATGGACAACGAGTTTCTGATTTGGTAGCGGGAGATATTTTAAAGCTGATCGGAGAAACAGATGAATTCTTTCAGGTTCAATATCCGGATGGCAGAAAAGCATTTGTGAGTAAAGAAGAAGCCGAATCCTATGAAGGTTGGTTGGAAAAACTGGACCCTACTCAGGAAACCCTCGTTTCTACTTCTAAAACCCTTATGGGTGTACCGTATTTATGGGGAGGCACTTCAACAAAAGGTATGGACTGTAGTGGGTTTACTAAAACCATTTTTTTCCTTAACGGAATGGTCATACCCAGAGACGCCTCGCAACAGGTACATACAGGAAAAGCTATTGATTCTGTGAAGAATTTTGATAAATTACAAAAAGGAGATTTGTTGTTCTTTGGAAGAAAAGCCACGGACTCTACCGCAGAAAAAGTGGTACACGTAGGAATGTGGATCGGGAACAATGAATTTATACACGCCTCAGAAATGGTACGCATAAGCAGCATGGACAAAAATGCGGATAATTATGATGAGCACAACCATAACCGTTACCTACGCTCAAAACGCATCTTAAAGGAAAATGATGATGCCTTGATCAGTTTGGTTAAAAATCCTGTTTTTAAGGATTAACGCTCGCCCTCGTGAAGGCATCACTATTCCAAAGCAAAGGCGATAATCTTATTTCCTTTTTCTGTCCCTAGTTTCTCGCCACCACAGGCTATAGCAATAAATTGCTTTCCGTTTATTTCATACATCGCAGGTGTTGCAAAAGCGGGTGCCGGCAGTTTATATTCCCATAACTTTGCTCCGGTATGTTTGTCAAAAACCCTAAAAAAACCATCTCTAGTAGCAGCAATAAATAGGAGACCATTTTCAGTAATTACGGGACCACCGTAGTTTTCGGTTCCTGTTCCGGTAACTCCTTTTTCTAATAATTCAGGAGATTCCCCAAGGGTAATAGACCATACATAGTCTCCAGTATTTAAATCAATCGCATGCAGTGTTCCCCATGGCGGGTCAATAGCTGGGAGACCGTTTTTATCCAGAAATTTGTTATAACCTAAATGTTTGTAGGGAATTTTATAAGGCTTTTCAGCTCCTGTTTTTTCGGTTACATTATGTTTTATTTCCTGATTGAACAAAAAGCGCAAGAGCGCCTCTTTTTCCGTTTTCTTCAATTGTGGAAAACCCGTCATCATACCTTTACCGTTCGTGATAATGGATGAGACTTCTTCTTTTGACTTTCGCAGTTCTAGGTCAATTAGCGAGGGAAATCCGCTTGCCGCCAAACCCGTTCTATCCGCTTGATGACAGCTTACACAGTTTTTGGTATACGTAGCTTCACCTAAAGGTAGTGCCTCTAGATTTGTATCATTTTCCTCCATTTGCATGATCCAAGGCATCTCGTTGGAATTCACATAAATAATACCTTCTTCAGGGTCGGCGGCCGTACCTCCCCATTCTGCCGCTCCGTCATAACCCGGTAGAAGTAATAAGGGTTCTAAACCCGGTGGAGTATATATCTGCTTTTCTATACTTCGTAAAATCGCTCTGAGCGAATCAGGGTTTTCAGCATACGGACTCACATTATCTTCTGTAATTTCTGTGGATTGCCGAGCAAAAGGTTTTGGTTTTATAGGAATAGGTTGGGTAGGCCAAGCCTTTTCGCCATCCAGTGTAGATGATGGTACCGGTACTTCTTCAATATGAAAAAGAGGTTTACCCGTTTTTCGGTCAAAGACATATACATAACCTTGTTTCGTCACCTGTGCCACGGAAGGTATTTTTTTGCCATCTCGTTCTACCGTCAAAAGGTTGGGTGGAGCAGGAGGGTCACGGTCCCAAAGGTCGTGATGCGTAAATTGAAAATGCCAGATATGTTCGCCTGTATTGGCATCCAAAGCTAAAAGACAATCGGAATAAAGGTTACTTCCTTTTCTGGCTCCCCCATAAAAATCGGGAGCCGCCGAGCCTATGGGTATATAGATAATTCCCGCTACTTCGTCTACCGCCATTCCCGCCCAATTGTTAGCAGCACCCACTTCATCGCTTAAATAAGCATTTTCTTCCCACGTATCATAACCTTCCTCACTGGGATGTGGAATCGTATGAAAAACCCATTCTACAACGCCGGTAATCACATTAAAAGCCATAACGTTTCCAGGAGCCGCACCAGAACCTTCAGAGAGCCGAAGCGGCATTACAATCAGGTTTTTGTAAATAGTGCCAGGTGTGTTTGATATCACGAATTTTTCTCGTGCAGATTCAGGCATTCCTGAACGTAAATCAATTTGTCCGTTTTCACCAAAAGTGGGAATGGGTTTTCCTGTTAAAGCATCTAAAGCGAAGAGATAAGGTCCTCGTGTGCAGAGAATTCGTTTGTCAATGCCTTCTTCCCAATACGAAACACCCCTACTTGTAGAATGCCAAACCTGAATGGAATCTCCAAATTGCCAAATCTCTTTTCCAGTTTCAGCATTGAGCGCCACAACGCGCAGTGCTGCGGTAACACCGTATAGAATGGTGTCAACCACCAAAGGGTTCATCTGCATCTGCCCCCAATCTTTGGCCTTATACGTCCAAGCTACTTTTAGGTTTTTGACGTTTTCCTTAGTAAATTCAGAGAGCGTTGAATAATGACTTCGGCCAGGGTCGCCCAAGTAGGTAGACCATGAGGTATAGGCATCATTACCTTGTTTTTTTGTAGTATCTGATTCACAACTAAAAAATGCTGAGCCCAGAATTATATACAACACGGCTATAACTAATTTTTTAAACTGCATGGAAGAGAAAATAAACTTCTTTAAATATAAGTAAAACCTTAAAAATAGCGCTGTAATATTTCGATAACAGAAGCTTTGTAGGAGCTTCCGAACATATTTAAATGTGCTAAGAGATAGTAAAGTTGGTAGATATCCATTCTTTCTTTTTCGTTACCAATTGGCGGGAAATGATCCCGGTAGGCATCATAGAAAGAGTTTCCGAAACCACCAAAAAGACGGGTCATGGCCAAATCAACTTCGTGATGACCATAATACACTGCTGGGTCTATTAAATAGGGAGTGCCATTTGATGATATCAAATAGTTTCCACTCCATAAATCGCCATGTAGTAAAGAAGGATTGCTATTTGGAAATAGATTTTGGCAAGTTTTCAAAAGTTTGTCTTCTACAGGAATTTCACTATCGTCTAGCTTTCCAGATTCTTTTGCCAATTTAAGCTGGGGTATAAGTCGCTCTTGAACATAAAATTCGGGCCAATTGGAATGAGCAGAGTTTGATTGTGGAAGGCTACCAATAAAATTAGGGACAGAAAAACCAAAAACATCGGAGGTGCTATGCAGATGTAAACCTGCTAG from Zobellia alginiliquefaciens includes:
- a CDS encoding GNAT family N-acetyltransferase encodes the protein MIEITVKSFEALSKLELYNILKIRSEVFVVEQDCVYQDIDDKDQKALHVIATKNDEIVAYTRIFRAGDYFEEASIGRVVVKSTERKYGYGKDIMKASIKAVEEHFNENVIKVSAQLYLERFYHSLGFDQEGDGYLEDGIPHIGMVKK
- the dcm gene encoding DNA (cytosine-5-)-methyltransferase, whose protein sequence is MSKLKAIELFAGVGGFRLGLEKTGKYEVVWSNQWEPSTKAQHASLVYEANFGKENHSNQDIAEVPTDTIPDADVLVGGFPCQDYSVATTLQNSKGLIGKKGVLWWSIHRVLSEKKNPPKYLFLENVDRLLKSPSAQRGRDFAIMLKSLDDLGYAVEWRVINAADYGMPQRRRRIFFLGYHKSTPLYKSLKKADPSDWVLSSGTIATALPVQQTVQKPSSFKIEGDLVSLSESFNLGEKLSPFQNSGIFINGKVFTVKTESSYAGKRTVLGDVLQNGEVTQEFYIPEDDFPKWEYLKGAKKEVRTAKTGFTYNYSEGGMIFPDALDNASRTIITGEGGKSPSRFKHVVQTTKGLRRLTPVELERLNMFPDNHTLLEGISDTKRAFFMGNALVVGVVEKIGQALADKIKV
- a CDS encoding C40 family peptidase; protein product: MKRYRIGFMFTAFLILLLVSCTEKSKKEAQLIESISEVRKQYAPDKRTALFDVHVFTNTEKYILKGESNMPKAVEALETKLKEENYVTYVNEIELLPSKSLEGKTQAVINLSVANLRSAPKHSAELATQATLGTPVKVYKKEGDWYYIQTPDKYLSWVDAGGVVLMDDNQYQTWKSTQKLIYTQTAGYSYQDTDYGQRVSDLVAGDILKLIGETDEFFQVQYPDGRKAFVSKEEAESYEGWLEKLDPTQETLVSTSKTLMGVPYLWGGTSTKGMDCSGFTKTIFFLNGMVIPRDASQQVHTGKAIDSVKNFDKLQKGDLLFFGRKATDSTAEKVVHVGMWIGNNEFIHASEMVRISSMDKNADNYDEHNHNRYLRSKRILKENDDALISLVKNPVFKD
- a CDS encoding PQQ-binding-like beta-propeller repeat protein, which codes for MQFKKLVIAVLYIILGSAFFSCESDTTKKQGNDAYTSWSTYLGDPGRSHYSTLSEFTKENVKNLKVAWTYKAKDWGQMQMNPLVVDTILYGVTAALRVVALNAETGKEIWQFGDSIQVWHSTSRGVSYWEEGIDKRILCTRGPYLFALDALTGKPIPTFGENGQIDLRSGMPESAREKFVISNTPGTIYKNLIVMPLRLSEGSGAAPGNVMAFNVITGVVEWVFHTIPHPSEEGYDTWEENAYLSDEVGAANNWAGMAVDEVAGIIYIPIGSAAPDFYGGARKGSNLYSDCLLALDANTGEHIWHFQFTHHDLWDRDPPAPPNLLTVERDGKKIPSVAQVTKQGYVYVFDRKTGKPLFHIEEVPVPSSTLDGEKAWPTQPIPIKPKPFARQSTEITEDNVSPYAENPDSLRAILRSIEKQIYTPPGLEPLLLLPGYDGAAEWGGTAADPEEGIIYVNSNEMPWIMQMEENDTNLEALPLGEATYTKNCVSCHQADRTGLAASGFPSLIDLELRKSKEEVSSIITNGKGMMTGFPQLKKTEKEALLRFLFNQEIKHNVTEKTGAEKPYKIPYKHLGYNKFLDKNGLPAIDPPWGTLHAIDLNTGDYVWSITLGESPELLEKGVTGTGTENYGGPVITENGLLFIAATRDGFFRVFDKHTGAKLWEYKLPAPAFATPAMYEINGKQFIAIACGGEKLGTEKGNKIIAFALE
- a CDS encoding fructosamine kinase family protein produces the protein MDSNLKKHIEYLLCIKIETTQSVSGGDISEAYFLYSETERFFCKVNYQNNAHALFLAEKAGLVAIANTKTIAVPKVLLCEALDTGAFLVMEYIEPKRPLEADFEQLGHQLAGLHLHSTSDVFGFSVPNFIGSLPQSNSAHSNWPEFYVQERLIPQLKLAKESGKLDDSEIPVEDKLLKTCQNLFPNSNPSLLHGDLWSGNYLISSNGTPYLIDPAVYYGHHEVDLAMTRLFGGFGNSFYDAYRDHFPPIGNEKERMDIYQLYYLLAHLNMFGSSYKASVIEILQRYF